Within Spinacia oleracea cultivar Varoflay chromosome 4, BTI_SOV_V1, whole genome shotgun sequence, the genomic segment gcttctatatatatatacaaatacAGTAAATCGGTCTCAACTTCAAATCCTTACCGCCTTAATTTGTGCTGCCCTAAAAAAATGAAGTTCCAACGTGCTTATAAATTCTGTCACGTTTGTTACTGCAGATCCAAGGACCAAAGTtagtataatataatattttaaaatcaggCTATAATGGCCCACTTGCTTGGAAACTTGTAGGGCAGTTGGTATAGACATAATCTGATCCAAATAAAAATGATAGAAAATGATAAGATAAGACAAATAATTAAACAGTTGAGCAAAGTGTAATTAGTTCATGAATGGAATCTGGTTAAGGAAGATATTATCGATGATAAAAGGGACCCAACCGGATATGGTGGCCGGATAATATAACAAATTCACTAATAatgcatatttaatttatattgAAGACGATCTTCTAATATTCTTAGGGACATTTGTAATATTTTGAAGCCCTTGACAAGTATGCTTATCATTATCAACTAGCTTAGGACGTTCTACTTTATCAAAATTCAATTGCCTAGCTACGTAGTACTTGATAAGTAAGGAGAATGATCTTGCTGAGCATTTAAACAAACACTTTAATTAAGCATGTACGTACGTAGTATTTATCAAGTTAATTTTGCAGGTCATGCTCCATATACACCAAATATCGAACCCCTAGTGAAGTTTGATGACATGTCTATGGTTTTATGAACTTAAGATATATGCCAACCCGTAGTATTTATCAAGTTAATTTTTTGTAATCACATTAAACATAAGACTGTCTTAAtgttaaaaatcaaaatatatacTATATGTATAAGATAAGACAAGACGTATTGTAATTCAAATTTATCTAAAGTACCCAAAATTAAGTTCTTGTAACTAATTGTCTTCTCGTTGCTAAATCTATTTGATCTTTTTACTTGGATCTTGTAtgcaaggaaaaaaaaaatcaacacgtACACTTAATTAGCAACGAGAAAACACAAGACTTATGAATTGTAAATAGTCAAACGGAGGTTAACTACTAATTAGTTAGGGTCTCTAGAAACGTATCACGGTCCTTTACCAAATTAACGTACTTTGATTTTAACATTTTCAGACTATCCACACAATAGAAgaggttattttaattatttctcaCCATATCAAATACGTAAGTGCCACATTGTATTGAAAGTTTTATCTCCTAATTTCACTTTTCAGTCCAATaacatttttcatttaattctaTAATAAAACTCCTTTCGCCccataaaatatttaaatttactATTCACTTGGTTTAAGTTATAAAACTAAAACCGCTGAGACGAACCTATACCTTtaagaaaataaagtaaaatgaaTTCTCAATAGTTTTGCAAGGAGAATTTTCAACAACTCCCACGGTATAGGATTATTTTTGGATGGACCTGGTCCACAATATATTATTGTGAACCTAAAATTAACAGTTTACTTAACACCCATTTCACATAGTGACATTTAATGTTCACGTACATAGTGACTATAATAAACTAAACACGAATTTTTTTAAGTTATTGTAACcatttttttaatcaaaataaccctatatttttaaaagagaattgtgacttaaaatcTCATTATTCAAGTACAACATGTACTAACGACAGTGATTtgataaaattttcatattatTTCTAATGAACAcgtgaaaaataaattagaatcagTTTGATAACTTATTTATAGACATGGTTCACAATGAATTAACCGTAAATCAGGTCCTTTTAAAAATTAGCCTACAACCCTAGTATTTCATctttagggaattaaatgaaatttatttaaaaggaaataaaatacTTCAGAGTATGTTCATATCATCATATGGGAATTTTGAGTCAACTCCTCACCTCTGACCATATTCTCCGACCAAAAAGGCAAAAACAGACTGACTATCTGCTGAAATTAACGTATCTGCCGGCCAATTATTGGAAGACTTTCTTTTAAGCTTGGTTCACTTTTTCAAGGATTTAGGTTCCATTCTTATGTACGTGTAATATTTTGTAGGTTCCATTCCCATGTAAAGTTTATTTACCTTCCGTTTATTTTAACGTAACATATTCTTAGTGAAAAATGGAGTTAAGCTAAAGGTTGGGGGTCTAACCTTTTGgttttttcaccttttaggacctcaatatttttttttcaccttttggggaCTCCGTTCATTTTCCGGTCAGTTAACCATAGTTTAACTCACCGTTAACCATACTATCactcaaataataaattaagacAAAGGTTAGGGTCCAACTTTATGATTTTTTCACCATTTAAGACCCGAatatttttttcaccttttgggacCTCATATCCATTTTTTGTATACCAACGTTATttactacggagtataaaaaaaacaaaaaatcagaaaatgcaaaaaaaaagttagcgctcaaattaataattataataatagttattaatatttttatttttattaattattatgtaataattgttattaatatatttaacaataataataataataataattcatcttTCCCAAACCCCATCATACAAATAAAACTACATAGTACTCTTCTCCAAACATATAGATAATATTTACTCATTCATAAGACCTTtaatagttgaaacttaatttacGTAATCCAATAACAACtgatttgaatatgtttatagaaaatTTGAGGTCAGAAATTTTAATTCGGAATttgctgattattttttatCGAGTTAAGCATAAATCATTTAATTACCTCATCAAATATGAGCATCAATAATCCATTGTCTTTACTCTCATAAAACAATCAAGAACTAGTATGATCAAAATCATAATTCGTTTAAAATTAacctatttttattatttttacgtTTTTGTGTGGACATTATTAATATTGTTCAAACAaaccacaaataattgtgaggatATATCATCAATGGAGGATCTTCCTAACAACTTGGGTCCCGGAGCGGAAAATtccgtagtgtatttttagttccaCCATCCCCGTAAACCTTTGAGTATAATTGTATGAATATCGTACTCTACTATATAAATTGCTTAATTCTTCTATTGTCGTTGGACACTATAACCgaatatataaaatatgatcAACTTGTAAATAATTATTTGCTTCTTTATTCATTACGGAGTAGATTATTTGATACCCAAATCAATTTATATATGGGCtaaatttatgaattaagttacatattatttcaatttgaacttattatatgttaatgattagaaactttaataattgaattggaaTTACATGAAAACTTGAATGAGGtctcaaaaggtgaaaaaagaaAGTTCAGGTCCTGAAAGGTGAAAAAACGAAAAGGTTAGTCCTCAAACTTTTGATTTACTTTAACCATTTAACCCAAGAACCTAACCTTTTATTGTACTCTAGTTAAATTTGGCCGGAAAAGGGGAATGAggtcccaaacggtgaaaaaaaaaggtatagGTCCTAAACGGTGAAAAGTTAAAAAGGTTAGACCCCATTTATTAGCTTAACTCGTGAAAAATGGAAATAACTTCCTTCATCAAAACAAATAAACGTAGCCTTAGAAGAAAAAGGTGCAGACATGCACATCTTGTTTAAGTGGAACACTGTAAGGTCCGTTTGGTAGCTGGTCATAAATGTTGTCAATGATATAGTACATCATAGGGAGGCCATTTAGGTAACTTAACATATCTAGGATATTacaatataaacaatattaacGCAATATATTCTTATTATTGTAACGtacatcccccctcaaggtggagcattaAGATCTCGAATGTCCATcttgtttaaaaaaaattctaattgcgccttccccaacACTTTGGTGAAAATATCCGCTAATTGAACCTTCGTCGATACTTACGAATGACAGATAaatcccttccttgattgcatctcaAATAAAATGACAATCTGACACAATGTGCTTTGTCCGCTCATGAAATACTGGGTTTTGTGCAATATGCAATGCTCACTAGCTTTCACAAAACATACTCATACCTTGTTTATGCTCTACTTCCAAGTCTcgtagtagttgtttcaaccacttTAATTCCCATGTTAATGCAACCATCGAACGATATTCTTCCTCTACAGATGAACGGAAAACAATGTGTTGcttcttggtcttccaagacACTAGAGACAGACCAAGTAACACAAACCATGCAACCAGTCAACGAACGACGAGTCAATGGACAACTCGCCAAAACTGGGTCACACTACCCTCTAACTGCAATGCACTGTCAGAGCGAAGAAGAATACCTTGGCCGGGACACTTTGTCAAGTACCTCACCACTCGCAAAGCTGCTTCACAATGTTCCTCCTTTGGTGCTTGTATAAACTATGATAGAATGTGTACTGAATATGTCAAATCTGGTCGGGCAACTGCTAATTAAGTAAATCAAACTCCCAATCAAGCGCCTATACTTCTCACCATCTGCCAACTCTGCCCTTTCTGTTAATGCCAATTATTTGTGGTTTTGCTCCATCGGAAAATCTGCAGGCTTTGCACCTAACAATCCAGTGTCTTAAATAATATCTAGAGCATATTCTCTTTGATAGACATAGAATCCCTGACTCTTACGAGCCACCTCTAGTCCTATGAAATATTCCAGGACACCTAGATCCTTCATTTTAAAGCATTCGCTCAAATATGCCTTAAAACTTTccagagcaaatgaactattccTGGCGATAATCATATTATCCACATAAATACGCACACTCAATTGAATCATACCCTTTTAAAGTTTAATTAAAGAATAATCAGAACATGATTGTTGAAAACCGCATTGCTTGAGGGCCGTAGACAATTTCTCGAACAAATACAGGGGAGCTTGTTTCAAACGGTACAACGATTTCTCATTCAGTCATTCTGCATACTTTGTCTGAGTTATTTTTCTGGAACCCGGGTGGTATCTTCAAATAAATCTCTACTTCTACATCACCACGAACAAAATTATTATGGACATCCATCTGATGCATCTCCCAATTCTTAACATCTGCAACTGCTAGGACAGTACGAACTGTCGCCATTTTCGCCACCGGagcatttttagcttgtaccatggtacaggcttatgaattttaagcttgtaccatggtacagacttatgagtttttagcttcgaccatggtattgacttatgcaatttaagcttgtaccatggaaggggcttaaaattcataagcctgtaccatggtacaagctaaatattcataagtctatattatttaagattttgatttgttgttgcatttgatttaatgtaatcggaaaaaaatatagacttatgaatttttagctcctTTCATGGTAcgggcttatgaattttaagccccttccatggtacaagcttaaattgcataagtcaataccatggtcgaagctaaaaactcataagtctgtaccatggtacaagcttaaaattcataagcctgtaccatggtacaagctaaaaatgcataagttttttttaaaaaaaatcgggAAAAAAAACTCTTATGAAGACTCGACCATTTTGTCGCCTGCGACGTGATGGTGGTGGCCGGAGGTGATGGGGTGGTGTGAAAGAATTGGAAAGTAAGATTAAGTAAGGATACTAatggaaaataagggaaaatagtggggcgattttgagtaatatgaggCGGCTTTTAACGCTCTACAAAAATAAAtacgtagtactccctccatcccggaatactcgacccggtttgaccggcacagagtttaaggaatttaaattgacttatttaatttaataggtagtagttgatagtggggtattattttaatgtagttagtgggaggtggggttgggggagagtaggggttgaatttttaattattttttgtatggagtagggggtaggtgggttaatcggcaacttttgtgtaagaccgccttaccggaaagaccactttggttgcttaactaattggttccatttcttaactaattggttacattgcttaactaattggttcaattgcttaactaattagtttaagtgtttaactaattaattccattgcttaacttatatgacaccaaggtggtcttttgtgtaagaccgccttatagaaaGTTTGTAGTGGgctaataggggtggagtgagaaataatataatattattagaatatttccatttttagaaacatgtcaagtattaagggatgacccgataaggaaaacagatcaagtattccgggacggagggagtaataaacttCATAAGAGACATGATGTGCTCGTGTTGCTTAGCAAACTAACACAAACGCAGTCACACTCACTCACTGAATAAGAAGTTGTTGATACAATTATGCGCGTTTCAACAATGTATGGCAAACCGCGTAAAGGTACATATAAAAGTTACTAATTACCACATCCTTTAATTTAAacattatttaactaattaaatatgATGGTGGAATATTCAACCTCCTAAAGATTTAAACACACATTATTCATATGaacctatttaattaattaagtttactAATTTGCATACTTCAAAATGGGACCCACATAAACATATAAATTTAAACAAGATTTGTTTaagatttttaataataatataatctcCACTAATTCATGATTAAGCTTTCACACAATTCAGCAGCATAAAACCCAGTTCACATTTCAACTAATCAGGCCACAAAATTTCCAACAACATTTGAATATTAGCTCACTTGTCCTTAATTTTCTCCCTCTTGATTCATCATCGTTTGGCAAGGTTTTGGTTGAGAAGCTCTGATAATAATACGGAGGTTTCAATGTTCACCGGCTTCACTGATATGGTAAGCGGTCAATTAGGTCttcattttccaaaattaaatgTCAGATTTGGGTTTTCACCgttttgaaaatgagaatcaaACTCACGGGATTTGATTTTCCCCTTTAAAAAGTTGATTGTGAGCTAGAGCATATATAGTGACCACCCTTCTACTTCTTGATTCTATCTTTTGATGATGTTATACTTGGTACAATATTGTCAATACAAATAATAGTTGGTATGTTATAAATTTTGCAgggaataatgaataatgatcTTAGCTTCATTCACCATGAACTACAAGTCAACTCATTTGAAGACCTATTCAGCCCATCACCACCACTACCGTACCATGGTAGTTTTGATCAGGCGGCTGAGATGAATTATGAAGCTCAAATTGGGTGCAAGAGATCTGCACTACAGACTGATCTGCATCATCACAATCCCGTACTTGTCGAAAACCCCAAGAAACAGCTCAAGACAAACAACTGGAACTCTTATCAACAGATGAATAATCACGTATTGAATTCACAAGAATACCATGACTCTAATTCCACCATGTTATCCTTCTCCAATTCATCCAACAGCTCTACCCAAACTTCAACCCTTATTACCCCAAAACAAGAAACGGTTGTTAATCAAGCTGTTTCAGTTGCTAAACAAAGTTGCATTATTGAGTCCCGCCCTCAATTAGCTGCTAAGAAAAGTGCCAGCATACCGCCTCAGCAATCATCTATGGATCATATTTTAGCTGAGAGGAAACGCCGGGAAAAGCTCAGCCAAAGGTTTATTGCATTATCAGCCATTATTCCTGGTCTAAAGAAGGTACTAATTTCTtaacaagttttttttttttttgggttttactGCGAGGAGTTCCCACTGTCTTCGGCGAggtaatctcccgtgggagtttgcatgggtaacTCGATgagcagcatccctcccagttgagatcttttccattcccaaggctcgaatccgagaccttggttaaggagcaagaggcccttaaccacttATGCCAACCTGAATTGGTTCTTAACAAGTTTATATATATCCTTTTAACTTGATAATTCCATCAATTCTGAGTATTTGATATTTTGGACAGATGGACAAGGCTTCAGTACTCGGAGACGCAATTAAGTACGTTAAACAAATGCAAGAGAAAGTGAAGAAACTCGAGGAGGATGCTAAAAAGAAGACAGTAGAATCAGCAGTTTTAGTGAAAAGATGTTATGTTCCTGCAGAGGATAATCATCATTTTTCAACGGCTGATGATCCATTCCCTGAAATGGAAGTCAGATTCTCTGATAAAGATGTTCTTATAAGCATTCACTGTGAAAAGAAGAAAGGACTTATTGAAAAAGTGATTTCTCAGATTGAGGAACTCCATTTAAATGTAATCAGTAGCAGTTCATTAGCGTTCGGAGGCTCGGCACTTGCTGTAACAATCACAGCTCAggtaattaatatttaataataacCCCTTAATTAGCTTCTTCCTTGAACAAGAAAAATAAGATCGActggattttatttttgttataaacttataattcATAAATCTGATCGACATGTTTCTCCTGTATGCAGATGGGTTCTGAATTCAGTACGACAGCAGAAAATCTTGTCAGACATTTACACACGACTCTCAGACAATGTTGATATGAACAAATTAGCTAGTGTGGATTTAATCTTCAATCATACATGCAGTATCATAGTTTGATTAGTTTCAAAGTCACAACCCAGTAGGCCTGGCCACcctgctcgtgctcgtgctcgtgctcgttgCTTCGTCGTTGGACAGTCCACCACCTCTCTGATCAGCCCTAGCTTTTACACCTAGCTACAGCTTGTTTGCTCTTTGTGTTCATTTTGCAGGAGGGTTTTTTCCAGACAGTTTTTTTTGCATGGTTTTTCCTAGATCGATCACCATGTTTCAAGTTAATTACCCACCTGTTTCAAATGACCTAGAGCTTTATTTTAGCATTTTTTTAAGGTGATTCATGTACCCTATACAGTATACACATGTCCTTTGTTTTTTACCCTTATTTTAGGGGATTCGTCATGTATTATAACTATTGCAATAGTAATTAAGAATCTTCATCTCAAAATGTGTGTAACGGTTCGTAAATTTTAGTATCGAGATGATACATAAATTGTGGGGATTGATGATCTGCACTATGGCCCTGGTCTTTAAATTGCATGTGGAGATGAACTTTTTAACTCTAATTGACCTGGTGTTTTAGAGATGTTATATTGTTCTTGATCAAATCGATCTCTTTTGTCTTCCTCGCATCTCCGAGacaaattaactaattaataatgTAAAAATAATAGTATTATATTGTTATAGACACGTTTTGATTTGATAGTAGTAATAGGAGATAGTCTTACTGAAGTGCTTAATTAATGGTTACTTAGCTATCAGTAATACTCAATGTGTATGCGTTATAAGTTGCGGcttccatgtccacataatattgttaataataataataataatactgcagatatattgctctactcatgggatggcggtctgaatgtgtgtgttgacttgactgggtctttccctatgacgcaatctgggttgtcaggcttcgttccgggtagggttgtggcggttgcagcacaacggaagcaggataagtatgcggcacgttgtagggctttgggttacggtttccttcctttttccttctcttcttttggggaattagagaaaggggctgtttctttgctgaagcgggttcagacgtactccaggactcaggacattggggcgcgggcagctgcccatattttcagcaggatcgggttcgccatagctagaggagtgggggcccagattgtatctcggctcccctccaacttcttgtagttcatttgatttttgtagcttgttaagcttgtaacgtttttataataataataataataataataataataataataataataataataatataactaTATATGTACTTCAAAGCTTACATAATAAGAAACCTAAAGATCATGGTGATCGACATAATATCTAGGCTTGGCATCATTTTATCAATTCTATCTAAAACATACTGAGTACTTCGTATTAAATATTATATTATCAATCTATCATAGCATATGTATAAGATCAAACCTAAAGATCATCTTATGACTTATTGACTTGTATACAGTCTATCTgtatttacttttttttgttagcaccggttcacccttagggtcaatccggattcggggcgagttctgggtggttaggtttcagtcccccccaattgttgttgcgggggatcgaacacgagttctccctaccaagttcagccccaatcaccactgaaccaacaagcaattggtgTCTATCTGTATTTACTTGGCTCTTCACATAATCACATACGTAGTAATGAGTAAAAGTAACCCCGACCCATACATTGGGCAGTAATTAAGCACACGGGCGGATCTAGTATTGCGACCTCACTTATATATATACACTTTATATTTTCTTTGTGGTTCTTTCACGTGCACGCGtacacattaaaaaaaaaaaaacatatgtacttttagcaaattttataaaaaaaatcagaaattttctatttttttatgtactacctccatttcataTATAGTAATCTTTACAGttattatttgcacaaatattaagacaaatgtAATAAAGTGTGTAAAGAAAGGGTGAGTATAATAAAGTATGAATAAATTAAGAGATATTGTTTAAAAATgtgggtgggtgtaagaaaaaataattggAAAAATGTAAATTTTGTGGGATAAGAAGAGTAAAATTGTACAttataaaattgaataaaatggaaattttaaagatctttttgaaatgGAAGTAGTATAATTTTAGCCATaataaagaaaaaatattttGCACCCACTAACATATTTTTCTGGATCCACCCCTAACAATAAGGGTCGAAGAAAGGCAAGTAACAATTATGTTACTACTCCACCCGTCCCATTTTTATAGTCATTTTTGACCATTTTCATGGGTTTTAAGAAAAGTTGATATAATACattgaaaagtggaatatagtacgtTAATTGGTAATTGATTTGTATGGaaaaattaatatagtacattaAAAAGTGGAATAATACTCCGCAGTACATAGGAAATTGTAATATAGTACATGTTTTTGTTTTACTGTGTTTTCaatgaatttttaattaatatagtacatgaaaaagtgaAATTTTAATAGCCAAAAGTAAAAGCATGTTTATAATTTTGAGACGCCCGAAATAAAATACAAGACTGTAAAAATGGGAGAGTGAGTAGTACATAGGGAGTATAATGAAAGTTAAGATTAAACTTGTTTATATTTTTTGGGTAAGGTAAAGGTCAACCATTCCCATGATATGAGGATAATGGAAAATCTCTAAAAGCAAGATTAGCGCTAGTCTAAGTTAAGACTTCCACTTCagctttttattaattttatttattttcaatttttcggAA encodes:
- the LOC110787985 gene encoding transcription factor bHLH18, encoding MFTGFTDMGIMNNDLSFIHHELQVNSFEDLFSPSPPLPYHGSFDQAAEMNYEAQIGCKRSALQTDLHHHNPVLVENPKKQLKTNNWNSYQQMNNHVLNSQEYHDSNSTMLSFSNSSNSSTQTSTLITPKQETVVNQAVSVAKQSCIIESRPQLAAKKSASIPPQQSSMDHILAERKRREKLSQRFIALSAIIPGLKKMDKASVLGDAIKYVKQMQEKVKKLEEDAKKKTVESAVLVKRCYVPAEDNHHFSTADDPFPEMEVRFSDKDVLISIHCEKKKGLIEKVISQIEELHLNVISSSSLAFGGSALAVTITAQMGSEFSTTAENLVRHLHTTLRQC